A window of the Drosophila simulans strain w501 chromosome 2L, Prin_Dsim_3.1, whole genome shotgun sequence genome harbors these coding sequences:
- the LOC6739551 gene encoding uncharacterized protein LOC6739551 isoform X2 — translation MSGITLTKLTQERISIPNHNVITNGVENIINSDTLSGTLTHLMEEHRTRVGAVTGPEAATTSTDGLISNGAERLRLQGSRLQTSRFACFRCCGNIITYLVRLRSTPEELEQRYKSKEIDKFLDKEKHTFRRQVKLLLLGAGESGKSTFLKQMRIIHGVNFDYELLLEYQSVIYQNVIRGMQVLLDAREKLNIAWGSDGREQDAYDAKLMECNSLDVPKFMEYAIPISRLWQDRGIRRAFERRREFQISDSVSYFLDEIERLATPDYVPTHRDILHCRKATKGVYEFCVKVQNIPFVFVDVGGQRTQRQKWTRCFDSSVTSIIFLVSSSEFDQVLAEDRKTNRLEESKNIFDTIVNNATFKGISIILFLNKTDLLEQKVSNPETDIRWYYPHFNGNPHSVLDVQNFILQMFMSVRRSSSISRIYHHFTTAIDTRNINVVFNSVKDTILQRNLNALMLQ, via the exons ATGTCTGGCATTACATTGACCAAATTAACTCAAGAACGAATTTCCATTCCAAACCACAATGTCATCACGAACGGCGTCGAAAACATCATAAATAGTGACACGCTTAGTGGTACTCTGACTCATCTTATGGAAGAGCATCGCACGCGCGTGGGAGCGGTAACTGGACCAGAAGCAGCGACCACGTCTACAGACGGACTAATATCGAATGGAGCAGAGCGACTGCGCCTTCAGGGCAGTCGGCTTCAGACCTCGCGCTTTGCTTGCTTTCGATGTTGCGGAAATATTATTACATATCTAGTAAGGCTGCGTAGTACCCCTGAGGAACTGGAGCAGCGTTACAAGTCCAAAGAGATTGATAAGTTCCTGGataaagaaaaacacacatttcGACGTCAG GTTAAACTTCTGCTTTTGGGTGCTGGGGAATCTGGAAAATCAACTTTTCTTAAACAAATGCGAATCATTCATGGGGTTAACTTTGATTATGAACTCTTGCTGGAATACCAAAGTGTCATATACCAAAACGTTATAAGAG GTATGCAAGTCTTGTTGGACGCTCgcgaaaaattaaacattgcGTGGGGAAGTGACGGCAGAGAGCAGGATGCTTATGATGCCAAATTAATGGAATGTAATTCACTAGACGTACCCAAGTTTATGGAGTATGCAATACCAATAAGTCGACTGTGGCAAGATCGCGGCATTAGAAGAGCTTTTGAAAGAAGACgtgaatttcaaatt aGCGATTCTGTTAGCTATTTCCTAGACGAGATTGAACGGCTAGCTACACCTGATTATGTTCCAACGCACAGAGACATATTACATTGCCGGAAGGCAACTAAAGGTGTTTATGAGTTTTGTGTGAAAGTTCAG AACATTCCATTTGTGTTCGTCGATGTTGGTGGACAGCGAACTCAACGTCAAAAATGGACTAGATGTTTTGATAGCTCCGTAACATCCATTATATTTCTCGTATCTAGTTCGGAGTTCGATCAAGTTCTTGCGGAAGACAG AAAAACAAATCGTCTCGAAGagtcaaaaaatatatttgatacAATTGTCAACAACGCGACATTTAAAGGaatatcaattattttatttctgaaCAAAACTGATTTGCTTGAACAAAAAGTTAGCAATCCTGAGACTGACATTCGTTGGTACTATCCGCACTTCAACGGAAATCCACATTCAGTGTTAGATGTTCAGAACTTCATACTACAAATGTTTATGAGCGTTCGTCGCAGTAGTAGCATAAGTAGGATCTACCATCATTTTACGACAGCCATAGATACGCGTAATATTAATGTTGTCTTTAATTCTGTAAAGGACACAATACTGCAGCGTAACCTTAATGCTCTTATGCTTCAGTAG
- the LOC6739551 gene encoding uncharacterized protein LOC6739551 isoform X1 — translation MSITVNIDKLDESNYDIWSMSMRSVLIASGLWDAVCGSVKEPDDAPEPTKWNTKDAKALSSIILHLKPSQMMHIKSCVTAKEAWNILEKIHKPVGPLIQMQLYQKLIRLKMKQGDNVTDYVNSFVEICGKLEELDILLGDNLKVIMLLTGLPKSFENFVVAMQTRDNSPPFSTVKLKLLEEAERLRVNEECEEVFEKRAYVTRVEQSTSKSNTKNNGSYERRQKQSVKSFECWSCGQRGHKAVNCRERKTENNKKQRSFSAVCYGSSVSEMSRGTWCLDSGATAHLCCERDIFSEFKEHKERILLAGNNCIESVGRGTVIVKWREFEIKLVDVLYVQELQYNFMSVSKAIEKGFCVKFSEKGASVIENDGTVILKAEKRESLFLFENAKNKCYNAQNKNSSQLWHNRFGHLNFRSLNNMIKENMVKGMKLNFNENIACESCAKGKISVKHFPKASENRAKEILGLVHTDICGPINKKSNGGARYFVTFIDDKSRYVTVYFMKTRDEVFEKFKEYKSFVENQTGKKLKILRNDNGREYLSGLFEQFLINHGIKRQLTVPHTPQQNGVAERANRTLVEMARTMLLCAGLDESFWAEAIKTASYLRNRAETTTLPGLTPFEVWTGRKPYVGHLRVFGAKAIVLNKTHKTKFAPKGEEHMLVGYSETAKAYRLYSHEKRKMIEARDVMFFEDDLGRSGLPGETELKLVELQGKSTLVVGELSNNPPNVEPEVGDDELASIEEEPEDMDPKNEQLEEKEAQRAPGRPKLVRSGLPGRPRKEYQMLNVLTTEDIAVPGSFEEAMNGDHSDKWKASVQKEMDGLRANKTWSLVDLPEGEKTIGCRWVFALKRDKDGHIERFKSRLVAKGCAQR, via the coding sequence atgagtATTACGGTTAACATTGATAAGCTCGATGAGAGCAATTATGACATTTGGTCAATGTCCATGCGTAGTGTTCTGATAGCTTCAGGTTTATGGGACGCGGTATGTGGTAGTGTGAAGGAACCCGATGATGCGCCAGAGCCTACGAAATGGAACACTAAAGACGCGAAAGCTCTGTCGAGCATAATTTTGCATCTAAAACCGTCCCAAATGATGCACATTAAGTCGTGTGTGACTGCAAAGGAAGCGTGGaacattttagaaaaaatacataagCCGGTCGGACCGTTAATTCAAATGCAGCTTTATCAAAAACTCATTCGCTTAAAAATGAAGCAAGGTGATAATGTGACAGACTATGTGAATTCATTTGTAGAAATTTGTGGAAAATTGGAAGAACTCGATATTTTACTAGGTGATAACCTAAAAGTGATTATGCTGCTAACTGGACTTccaaaaagttttgaaaatttcgtAGTTGCTATGCAAACACGCGATAATTCGCCCCCGTTTTCAACTGTAAAATTGAAGCTTCTCGAAGAAGCTGAACGACTTAGGGTGAACGAAGAGTGCGAAGAAGTTTTCGAGAAAAGGGCATACGTGACTCGGGTTGAACAGTCTACCTCGAAGAGCAATACGAAAAATAACGGTTCCTACGAACGACGTCAAAAGCAAAGTGTAAAATCGTTTGAGTGCTGGTCGTGTGGGCAGCGCGGCCACAAAGCTGTTAATTgtagagaaagaaaaactgaaaataataaaaagcagaGATCATTTTCTGCAGTGTGTTATGGCTCAAGTGTGAGTGAAATGTCGCGAGGTACATGGTGTCTCGATAGTGGAGCCACTGCTCATTTGTGTTGTGAGCGAGACATTTTTTCGGAATTTAAAGAACATAAAGAGCGTATTCTATTGGCGGGAAATAACTGTATTGAGTCCGTTGGCCGTGGCACAGTGATTGTGAAATGGCGCGAATTCGAAATAAAGCTGGTTGATGTTCTTTATGTACAGGAActtcaatataattttatgtcAGTGTCGAAGGCGATCGAAAAAGGTTTTTGCGTGAAATTCTCAGAAAAAGGCGCGAGTGTAATTGAGAATGACGGAACTGTAATACTAAAGGCAGAGAAACGTGAAAGTTTGTTTCTGTTTGAGAATGCCAAGAATAAATGTTACAAtgcgcaaaacaaaaattcatcgCAATTATGGCATAATAGATTCGGACATCTAAATTTCAGAAGCCTTAATAATatgataaaagaaaatatggtGAAAGGCatgaagttaaattttaacgAAAACATTGCCTGTGAGTCGTGTGCAAAAGGCAAAATTAGTGTAAAGCATTTTCCAAAGGCCAGTGAAAATCGCGCAAAAGAAATTCTGGGTCTAGTGCATACCGATATTTGTGGCCcgattaataaaaaatcaaatggtGGTGCACGTTACTTTGTGACCTTTATTGATGACAAATCCAGATACGTAACGGTGTATTTTATGAAAACGCGAGAtgaagtttttgaaaaatttaaagaatacaaatcatttgttgaaaatcaaacgggtaaaaaattgaaaatcttgaGAAATGACAATGGTCGTGAATATTTAAGTGGCTTGTTTGAACAGTTTCTTATTAATCATGGCATTAAAAGGCAGCTAACAGTGCCGCACACCCCCCAACAAAATGGTGTAGCGGAGAGAGCAAACAGAACATTAGTGGAAATGGCCCGTACTATGTTACTGTGTGCTGGCCTTGATGAAAGTTTTTGGGCTGAAGCGATCAAGACAGCATCCTACTTGAGGAACCGTGCAGAAACAACCACGTTGCCTGGTTTAACTCCTTTTGAGGTATGGACAGGAAGAAAGCCATACGTTGGGCACCTCCGTGTCTTTGGTGCCAAAGCCATCGTGTTGAACAAGACACATAAGACGAAGTTTGCTCCGAAGGGTGAGGAGCATATGCTGGTTGGCTACTCCGAAACGGCAAAGGCGTATCGACTGTATAGCCATGAGAAGAGGAAGATGATCGAAGCGCGGGACGTCATGTTTTTCGAAGATGACTTGGGCAGAAGTGGTTTGCCTGGTGAAACGGAGTTAAAATTGGTTGAACTCCAAGGCAAATCTACGCTTGTGGTTGGTGAGTTGTCTAATAATCCTCCTAATGTGGAGCCTGAGGTAGGCGATGACGAACTAGCAAGTATTGAAGAAGAGCCAGAAGACATGGATCCGAAAAACGAGCAGcttgaagaaaaagaagcacaaAGAGCTCCGGGACGACCGAAGCTAGTGCGATCTGGTCTCCCAGGACGACCTCGCAAAGAATACCAGATGCTGAATGTCCTGACGACTGAGGACATTGCTGTTCCTGGAAGTTTTGAAGAAGCTATGAACGGTGATCACAGCGATAAATGGAAAGCTTCTGTTCAGAAGGAGATGGATGGCCtgcgagcaaacaaaacttgGTCACTGGTTGACCTACCGGAAGGCGAGAAGACTATTGGTTGCAGATGGGTCTTTGCGTTAAAACGAGACAAGGATGGCCACATCGAACGCTTCAAATCGAGACTGGTGGCCAAAGGGTGCGCACAGCGTTAG